A single region of the Lysinibacillus sp. B2A1 genome encodes:
- a CDS encoding DUF2627 domain-containing protein has protein sequence MARLAAFIVMLIPGLMAAGGIKFMRDTLFGKLIAPFPFLWLQFVVGVILFVIGFGFFAGFLLHRDRKNGKVAPRFQKK, from the coding sequence ATGGCTCGTTTAGCTGCATTTATTGTAATGCTTATTCCAGGTCTTATGGCTGCAGGTGGCATTAAATTCATGCGTGATACATTATTTGGTAAACTGATTGCACCTTTCCCGTTTTTATGGTTACAGTTCGTTGTGGGCGTCATTCTCTTTGTAATAGGATTTGGCTTCTTCGCAGGCTTTTTACTCCACCGCGATCGAAAAAATGGAAAAGTGGCTCCGCGCTTTCAAAAAAAATAA
- a CDS encoding cytoplasmic protein has protein sequence MGLFDGLIGNATEVNLEKLQEELKDLLIPNETIKNAYKVIRDTFIFTNMRLILIDKQGVTGKKTEYHSIPYKNILHFSVETAGTFDLDAELKIWVSGSALPIQKNFNKSTNIYQLQSVLAEYVLG, from the coding sequence ATGGGATTATTTGATGGATTAATAGGAAATGCAACCGAAGTAAATTTGGAGAAATTACAAGAAGAATTAAAAGATTTATTGATACCTAACGAGACAATAAAAAACGCATACAAAGTTATAAGAGATACATTTATCTTTACTAATATGAGGCTTATTTTGATTGATAAACAAGGTGTAACGGGCAAGAAAACCGAGTATCATTCAATTCCTTATAAAAATATACTTCATTTTTCTGTAGAAACTGCGGGGACATTTGATTTAGATGCAGAATTAAAAATATGGGTTTCGGGTAGTGCTCTACCTATACAAAAAAACTTTAATAAATCGACTAATATTTATCAACTTCAAAGTGTATTAGCGGAATACGTTTTAGGATAG
- a CDS encoding DUF342 domain-containing protein has product MILVRNDNFEISEENGKVYMITFSAGFPLKEFDSILRSHPRLKLSNFSILKNVLATESINPVEIGRWLPNVEAEIARDKMSASIFIYETHDYIQKNKEKLSNQILEKLEDEGIVNGILDFDISKIEPGKAFLIAQGTLPVAGTDAQITYLPKPERKPVIREDGKADYYDMNFISEISEGSWLGEKIPATLGKAGKNVLGDTIAAAPGRDFPIKYDKKSAYEVEENGKIVIRSKIAGVLDDVKGMIGVNRHLPIHGDVGVETGNLEFNGSLSIKGTVTSGYTVIATGDISIEGAEGVSGAKLIKSIEGDVYIRGGIFGLGSTLVEAGGNIFVKHVNEANLVAADSIHIGFYSLGSQLTAHSIFVDERKGKIIGGRAVAKNTIVTAISGNRLERRTDLIIESVNKRESYSLMQEKATHLKQLQSDISIQEGKIKNLLPILNQMTKEQVATFEEAKQVLTKLKAEAVTIDREVKLMMDEMRHAGKEEITVTKEAHPGTYIQIGKKSSLLSKMTNGKFILEFGELNV; this is encoded by the coding sequence TTGATTCTAGTTCGGAATGATAACTTCGAAATATCAGAAGAAAATGGAAAAGTATATATGATAACTTTCAGTGCTGGTTTTCCTTTAAAAGAATTTGATAGTATTTTACGCAGTCATCCCCGCCTAAAGTTGTCTAATTTTTCAATATTAAAAAATGTATTAGCGACCGAAAGTATAAATCCTGTTGAAATCGGACGTTGGCTTCCGAATGTGGAAGCTGAAATTGCACGAGATAAAATGTCTGCCTCTATATTTATCTACGAAACACATGATTATATTCAAAAAAATAAAGAAAAATTATCAAATCAAATTCTAGAAAAGCTTGAAGATGAAGGAATTGTAAATGGAATTTTGGATTTTGATATTTCCAAAATTGAACCAGGAAAGGCATTTTTAATTGCTCAAGGAACTCTGCCTGTAGCAGGAACTGATGCACAAATTACATACTTACCTAAACCAGAGAGAAAGCCAGTGATTCGAGAAGATGGAAAAGCTGATTATTATGATATGAATTTTATCTCTGAAATTTCTGAAGGGTCATGGCTTGGCGAAAAAATACCTGCGACTTTAGGTAAAGCAGGGAAAAATGTGCTAGGTGATACGATTGCTGCTGCACCAGGTCGAGATTTTCCCATAAAATACGATAAAAAATCAGCCTATGAAGTGGAGGAGAATGGGAAAATTGTTATCCGTTCCAAAATTGCGGGCGTATTAGATGATGTCAAGGGCATGATAGGTGTTAATCGACATTTGCCTATTCATGGTGACGTTGGTGTTGAAACTGGAAATCTTGAATTTAATGGCTCATTAAGCATAAAAGGAACAGTGACTTCTGGCTATACGGTTATTGCTACAGGAGATATTTCTATTGAAGGTGCCGAAGGTGTAAGTGGTGCCAAGCTTATAAAATCTATAGAAGGTGATGTCTATATTCGTGGTGGCATTTTTGGTCTTGGTTCAACATTAGTGGAGGCAGGTGGCAATATTTTCGTCAAGCATGTTAATGAAGCCAATTTAGTCGCAGCTGATAGTATTCATATAGGCTTTTACTCATTAGGATCACAGCTTACTGCACATTCCATCTTTGTGGACGAACGAAAAGGTAAGATTATTGGAGGCCGAGCAGTAGCTAAAAATACAATTGTCACAGCCATATCTGGAAACCGTTTAGAACGTCGAACAGATTTAATTATTGAAAGTGTCAATAAAAGAGAAAGCTATTCTCTTATGCAAGAGAAGGCAACTCACTTAAAACAATTGCAATCAGATATTTCAATACAAGAGGGAAAAATTAAAAACTTATTGCCAATCCTAAATCAAATGACGAAGGAGCAAGTGGCTACATTTGAGGAAGCGAAGCAAGTCTTAACAAAATTGAAGGCAGAGGCAGTGACAATTGACCGTGAAGTAAAACTAATGATGGATGAAATGCGCCATGCGGGTAAAGAGGAAATTACTGTGACAAAAGAAGCGCATCCAGGCACATATATTCAGATTGGCAAAAAATCATCCCTATTAAGTAAAATGACCAATGGTAAATTTATCCTCGAATTCGGTGAGTTAAATGTCTAG
- a CDS encoding glycerophosphodiester phosphodiesterase, whose translation MSSQSSIPVFAHRGASAYALENSFRAFEKALELGADGIELDIQLSKEGIPVVYHDPQLSRLVGINKLVNECTVEELLGFKLGKPWRRFFSSYKIPTLDAVLAWANSQQLPLNIELKSTILDNKHALIQMLHGLILPVGSHFSSFHYELLEIVKQYRSDFETALIATKKLKWDLLSDYKAIDSVHMHKRYYKPRYLEACVASDKACRFYAIDGNEAFLTNPHPSVIGWITDYPDKVISKQNRQ comes from the coding sequence ATGTCTAGCCAATCGTCCATTCCTGTATTTGCACATCGAGGAGCGTCAGCTTATGCACTTGAAAATAGCTTTAGGGCTTTTGAGAAGGCATTGGAGCTGGGTGCGGATGGCATTGAGTTGGATATCCAATTGTCAAAGGAAGGAATTCCGGTTGTCTATCATGATCCACAGCTATCAAGATTAGTTGGCATCAATAAACTTGTGAATGAATGTACAGTAGAGGAGCTACTTGGCTTTAAACTTGGAAAGCCCTGGAGACGTTTTTTTTCTTCGTACAAAATTCCAACATTGGATGCCGTTTTAGCATGGGCAAATTCCCAGCAGCTACCCCTTAATATTGAATTAAAATCAACGATCCTTGATAATAAACACGCACTTATTCAAATGCTTCATGGACTTATTTTGCCTGTTGGCAGTCATTTTTCATCATTTCACTATGAGCTATTAGAAATTGTGAAACAATATAGATCTGATTTTGAAACAGCACTTATTGCAACCAAAAAATTAAAATGGGATTTGCTCAGTGATTATAAAGCAATTGACAGCGTGCATATGCATAAAAGGTATTATAAACCAAGATATTTAGAGGCATGTGTTGCAAGTGATAAAGCATGTCGATTTTATGCGATTGATGGTAATGAGGCATTTTTGACAAACCCGCATCCTTCGGTAATTGGTTGGATTACTGATTATCCTGACAAAGTAATTTCAAAACAGAACCGTCAATAA